ATTACCCACAACTGTGTGAACGACTGCGTGAGTTAGCCGCTCAAGACATGAAGCCGAAGCAGATTGCTCAGCAAATGAACTCTGAAGGCTTTTACCCGCCGAAACGACGGGCAACATTCAAAGCCGAACAAATTCAGAACTTGATGCGGCACTTAGGACTGAAACCACCGCATCAATCGACTGCTGAACGTGACAACCTCGAAGCCGATGAGTGGTGGTTGACTGACTTGGCACGCATGCTTAACATGTCCACAGTCACGCTCTATAGCTGGATACGCCGTGGTTGGGTCAAAGCCCGACAGCAAGAACATCCGTCTCGCCGATGGATAATTTGGGCAGATTCAGCGGAAATTGAACGATTAAGACAACGCCGTGAACAACCAATAGGAGCTGCAACACGACAACATTGGTTAGACTATCAAAAATCAAGATTATTAAATTCTAAGAGTGCAGATTTATCGACGAAGTACGATAGCAAGATAGATGATGTAGAGGGCATGATAGATATCAATTCTTGCAACTAAATTGCCAATACACTCAAGTCTCTGGAGCAAACAACCATGTCTAAACAGCCTTCCAGGTCACGTCAGCACCACAGATTAGACTCTTATAGGGGGATTACGGCAAGCTCATTTCAACCCATGTTCTTAACCCATAAAAATTCCCAACCTCTCTGGGTGTAATGTCGGGATAATTACTCATGACATACCAGGTAGAGTTCCCAGGTAATTTCTCTATGTCTGTGGTAATTTGCCAATATCTATGTTCTCCACGTTTTCCGTGAATTATTTCTCTAAGGAATCGATTCTCACTTCCAGTGCATCGAACTCTGCCTGAATTTGCGACAAGCTCAAATGCGGTAGGTGCTGTTCTGCCCATAAAATCGCATCACTCACCGAATGCCAGGAGCAATAGACTGGAGCAGTTTCCAATACTGCGACTTGACTAATTGCTGGTAATTCAACTCGTGGTTCTGGTGTTGCTATGCTTTGGTTGTCTGCTTGCCCCATTTCTTC
This genomic stretch from Scytonema millei VB511283 harbors:
- a CDS encoding recombinase RecT, producing MPDLMIGRVAESLALRRAFPQELSGLYSTEEMGQADNQSIATPEPRVELPAISQVAVLETAPVYCSWHSVSDAILWAEQHLPHLSLSQIQAEFDALEVRIDSLEK